One Kitasatospora sp. MAP12-44 DNA segment encodes these proteins:
- a CDS encoding glycosyl hydrolase family 18 protein, producing MLTTGGSASASVGLDAGNLLQNPGFETGTLAGWSCSAGSGAVVSSPVHSGSYALKATPAGSDDAQCTQQVAVLPNSAYTLSGWVQGSYVYLGDSGTGGTDTSTWSTNAAWNQLTTGFTTGASTTSVTVYLHGWYGTGAYGADDLVLSGPGGTQPPPTTQPPTSPPPTSPPPTTPPPTSPPPTTPPPGGNKHLLTGYWQDFDNGATDQRLSDVNPAYDIIAVAFADADPSKPGGITFSLDSTLSSKLGGYTDAQFKADIKAKQAAGKKVVLSIGGQNGTISVGDATSAANFASSAYALMQSYGFDGVDIDLENGVSPTYMGNALHSLASMAGSGFVLTMAPQTIDMQSTGGDYFQLALNTKSILTIVNIQYYNSGSMNGCDGNVYSEGSVDFLTALACIQLQGGLAPSQVGLGMPASTSAAGSGYVSPSVVDNALDCLASGTNCGSFKPPTSWPGIGGAMTWSTNWDASNGNSIAGTVGSHLHGMS from the coding sequence CTGCTCACCACCGGCGGCAGTGCCAGTGCGAGCGTCGGCCTCGACGCGGGCAATCTGCTGCAGAACCCGGGATTCGAGACCGGCACCCTGGCCGGCTGGAGCTGTTCGGCGGGCTCCGGCGCGGTGGTCAGCAGCCCGGTGCACTCCGGCTCGTACGCGCTGAAGGCCACCCCGGCGGGCAGCGACGACGCGCAGTGCACGCAGCAGGTCGCCGTTCTTCCCAACTCGGCTTACACGTTGAGCGGTTGGGTGCAGGGCAGCTATGTCTACCTGGGCGACAGCGGGACCGGTGGGACGGACACCTCCACCTGGAGCACCAACGCCGCCTGGAACCAGCTGACCACCGGCTTCACCACCGGCGCGTCGACCACCAGTGTGACGGTCTACCTGCACGGCTGGTACGGGACGGGCGCGTACGGCGCCGACGACCTGGTGCTCTCCGGCCCCGGCGGCACGCAGCCGCCGCCGACCACCCAGCCCCCGACCTCGCCGCCGCCGACCTCGCCGCCCCCTACGACGCCCCCGCCGACCTCGCCGCCGCCCACCACGCCCCCGCCCGGCGGCAACAAGCACCTGCTCACCGGCTACTGGCAGGACTTCGACAACGGCGCCACCGACCAGCGGCTCAGCGACGTCAACCCCGCCTACGACATCATCGCGGTGGCCTTCGCCGACGCCGACCCGTCGAAGCCCGGCGGCATCACCTTCTCGCTGGACAGCACCCTGTCGAGCAAGCTCGGCGGCTACACCGACGCCCAGTTCAAGGCGGACATCAAGGCCAAGCAGGCGGCCGGCAAGAAGGTCGTCCTGTCGATCGGCGGCCAGAACGGCACCATCTCGGTCGGCGACGCCACCTCGGCCGCCAACTTCGCCTCCAGCGCGTACGCCCTGATGCAGAGCTACGGCTTCGACGGCGTGGACATCGACCTGGAGAACGGCGTCAGCCCCACCTATATGGGCAACGCGCTGCACTCGCTGGCGTCGATGGCCGGCAGCGGCTTCGTGCTCACCATGGCGCCGCAGACGATCGACATGCAGTCCACCGGCGGGGACTACTTCCAGCTGGCGCTGAACACCAAGTCCATCCTGACCATCGTCAATATACAGTACTACAACTCGGGTTCGATGAACGGCTGCGACGGCAACGTCTACTCCGAGGGCAGCGTCGACTTCCTGACCGCGCTGGCCTGCATCCAGCTGCAGGGCGGTCTCGCGCCCAGCCAGGTCGGTCTGGGCATGCCCGCCTCGACCAGCGCGGCCGGCAGCGGCTATGTCTCGCCGAGCGTCGTGGACAACGCACTGGACTGCCTCGCGAGCGGTACCAACTGCGGGTCCTTCAAGCCCCCGACCAGCTGGCCGGGTATCGGCGGAGCCATGACCTGGTCCACCAACTGGGATGCCAGCAACGGCAATTCCATCGCCGGCACGGTCGGCAGCCACCTCCACGGCATGAGCTGA
- a CDS encoding glycosyl hydrolase family 18 protein: protein MRRTSRSAWAVTSAAGLLLGAAMSVLGMAHAQASQDLPTATPLAAPTNTTGAPATSGGMKVAYYDQWSVYQNAFYLQNVNNSGEASKLNYLIYDFENIDPVNLTCFEADSAASQDENNPNAGDGAGDSFADYGKSFGSDISVDGTADAWNMPIVGNFHQLQELKAKNPNLKILLSLGGWTYSKYFSDAAATDASRKKLVSSCIDMFIKGNLPSQNGYGGAGTGKGIFDGFDIDWEYPGGGGHTGNHSSAADKQDFTALLAEFRAELNAQGTADGKTYALSAALPAGQDKIENVQTDQIGQYLTFGDPMTYDMHGGWEPTGPTNHQAPLYQNPADPSTPIAPGTSTYSADEAIKAYTVGDPQYGIPGGFPAAKLNMGVPFYYRGWTGVPAGANHGLFQTATGPAAGAADSGSVAGIRMYKELSGVVDNPADTFWDPSSQAAYFYDGTNFWSGEDAQSLQATADYLHCNGLGGTMMFSLYDLDSAATLFNAAVADTNGSAASCPAPTPTPTPTPTPTPTPTPTPTPTPTPTPTPTPTGPSGGIVVNGGFESGSLAPWTCTGNLGSVVSSPVHSGSHALAGAASASDDAQCSQTVTVKPSTTYTLSAWVQGNYTYLGVTGSGADTSTWTSGSGWSQLSTKFTTGAAVTSVTIWVHGWYGQGTYYADDFTVS from the coding sequence ATGCGCAGAACCAGTCGATCGGCATGGGCGGTGACCTCGGCAGCCGGGCTGCTGCTGGGCGCGGCCATGTCGGTCCTGGGCATGGCCCATGCCCAGGCCTCGCAGGACCTCCCGACGGCCACCCCACTGGCCGCCCCGACCAACACGACCGGCGCGCCCGCGACTTCGGGCGGCATGAAGGTGGCGTACTACGACCAGTGGTCGGTTTACCAGAACGCCTTCTACCTCCAGAACGTCAACAACTCCGGCGAGGCGAGCAAGCTCAACTACCTGATCTACGACTTCGAGAACATCGACCCGGTCAACCTCACCTGCTTCGAGGCCGACTCGGCCGCCTCGCAGGACGAGAACAACCCCAACGCGGGTGACGGCGCGGGCGATTCCTTCGCCGACTACGGCAAGAGCTTCGGTTCGGACATCAGTGTGGACGGCACCGCGGACGCCTGGAACATGCCGATCGTCGGCAACTTCCACCAGCTGCAGGAGTTGAAGGCGAAGAACCCGAACCTCAAGATCCTGCTGAGCCTGGGTGGTTGGACGTACTCCAAGTACTTCTCGGACGCGGCGGCGACCGACGCCTCGCGCAAGAAGCTGGTCAGCTCCTGCATCGACATGTTCATCAAGGGCAACCTGCCCTCGCAGAACGGCTACGGCGGCGCGGGCACCGGCAAGGGCATCTTCGACGGCTTCGACATCGACTGGGAGTACCCGGGCGGCGGCGGCCACACCGGCAACCACTCCAGCGCCGCCGACAAGCAGGACTTCACCGCTCTGCTGGCCGAGTTCCGCGCCGAGTTGAACGCGCAGGGCACGGCTGACGGCAAGACCTACGCGCTCTCCGCCGCGCTGCCGGCCGGGCAGGACAAGATCGAGAACGTCCAGACCGACCAGATCGGGCAGTACCTGACGTTCGGCGATCCGATGACCTACGACATGCACGGCGGCTGGGAGCCCACCGGGCCGACCAACCACCAGGCGCCGCTCTACCAGAACCCGGCCGACCCCTCCACGCCGATCGCGCCGGGAACGTCCACGTACTCGGCGGACGAGGCGATCAAGGCCTACACGGTCGGCGATCCGCAGTACGGGATACCGGGCGGCTTCCCCGCGGCCAAGCTGAACATGGGCGTGCCGTTCTACTACCGCGGCTGGACCGGAGTGCCGGCGGGCGCCAACCACGGCCTCTTCCAGACCGCGACCGGTCCGGCGGCCGGCGCCGCCGACTCGGGCAGCGTGGCGGGCATCCGGATGTACAAGGAGCTCTCGGGGGTCGTCGACAATCCGGCGGACACCTTCTGGGATCCGAGCTCGCAGGCGGCGTACTTCTACGACGGCACCAACTTCTGGTCCGGTGAGGACGCCCAGTCGCTCCAGGCCACGGCCGACTACCTGCACTGCAACGGCCTCGGCGGGACGATGATGTTCTCGCTGTACGACCTGGACTCGGCCGCCACGCTGTTCAACGCGGCGGTCGCGGACACCAACGGCTCGGCCGCCAGCTGCCCGGCCCCGACGCCGACGCCGACTCCCACCCCGACGCCGACGCCGACTCCCACCCCGACGCCGACTCCCACCCCCACCCCGACCCCGACGCCCACCCCCACCGGCCCGTCCGGCGGCATCGTGGTCAACGGCGGCTTCGAGTCCGGCTCGCTCGCCCCGTGGACCTGCACCGGCAACCTCGGCTCGGTGGTGAGCAGTCCGGTGCACTCCGGCTCGCACGCCCTCGCGGGCGCCGCCAGTGCCAGTGATGACGCACAGTGCTCGCAGACCGTCACCGTCAAGCCCAGCACCACCTACACGCTCTCCGCCTGGGTGCAGGGCAACTACACCTACCTCGGGGTGACCGGCTCCGGCGCGGACACCTCCACCTGGACCAGCGGCTCCGGTTGGTCCCAGCTCTCCACCAAGTTCACCACCGGCGCCGCGGTCACCTCGGTGACCATCTGGGTGCACGGCTGGTACGGCCAGGGCACCTACTACGCGGATGACTTCACCGTGAGTTGA
- a CDS encoding tetratricopeptide repeat protein, producing the protein MKLIGRNSPELGPARLHGDEAVTPVPVSAPVPAQRSSALTQERSYGPESLVHVPVPQLPGRYSSAATPTQPDAVNNAACAVNADFENLSFETELAARESAALETRHRAAADAGDPNAASQLGALLLRRGELDDAEPYLRKAAAAGLRAAANNLGVLLHQRGHRAEAGQWWRQAAVAGSAPAAHALGLHLRDHGEEEAAEYWLHFAAEQGHALGAYALGDLMEHRRDVRAERWFKAAADAGHREAAYRLARMREAAGDKDSAETWYRTAAVRSHGRAALRLGVLVEERAQGDQALWDEAARWYRQSAQNGEPRAACALGFMLRDAGDPAAAAEWWQEAAEAGDGNAANALGAQHASRGEDAAAERWYRVALDAGDHNGAFNLGLLCAGAGREAQAEQWYRRAAYAGHREACNALAVVLLQRGDESGAEPWFSKAAEAGSVDGAFNLGVLHAGRGEQQQAQEWYARAAAEGHGEAALQLAVVKEQRGDLPAALVRYRQAALGGSAEGAFRLASLLDRRGDVEAEAEHWYAIAADAGHARAQVRMGVRAADRGAMEIAESWYRRSAEGGSRSGAFNLGLLLARQEREPEAMLWYTRAADAGHGRAALRLALLALRRGEPVQAENWCRRAADYGPAEVAERAARLLDALHPEMTA; encoded by the coding sequence ATGAAGCTGATCGGCAGGAACTCGCCAGAACTCGGCCCCGCCCGCCTGCACGGCGACGAGGCCGTCACACCCGTACCCGTTTCCGCGCCGGTGCCCGCGCAGCGCAGCAGCGCGCTGACGCAGGAGCGCTCGTACGGGCCGGAGAGCCTGGTCCATGTCCCGGTGCCTCAACTACCGGGCCGCTACTCCTCCGCAGCCACTCCTACCCAGCCGGACGCCGTGAACAACGCGGCGTGCGCGGTCAATGCCGACTTCGAGAACCTGAGCTTCGAGACCGAGCTCGCCGCCCGCGAGTCCGCCGCGCTGGAGACCCGGCACCGCGCCGCCGCCGACGCGGGCGACCCGAACGCGGCCAGCCAGCTCGGCGCGCTGCTGCTGCGCCGCGGCGAACTCGACGACGCCGAGCCGTACCTGCGCAAGGCCGCCGCGGCCGGGCTGCGGGCCGCCGCCAACAACCTCGGTGTCCTGCTGCATCAGCGCGGCCACCGCGCCGAGGCGGGCCAGTGGTGGCGGCAGGCCGCCGTGGCCGGCAGTGCCCCCGCCGCGCACGCGCTCGGCCTGCATCTGCGCGACCACGGCGAGGAGGAGGCCGCCGAGTACTGGCTGCACTTCGCCGCCGAGCAGGGGCACGCCCTGGGGGCGTACGCGCTGGGCGACCTGATGGAGCATCGGCGCGACGTGCGCGCCGAGCGCTGGTTCAAGGCCGCCGCCGACGCCGGTCACCGCGAGGCCGCCTACCGGCTGGCCCGGATGCGCGAGGCGGCCGGCGACAAGGACAGCGCCGAGACCTGGTACCGCACTGCGGCCGTCCGCAGCCACGGCCGGGCCGCGCTGCGCCTGGGTGTGCTGGTGGAGGAGCGCGCGCAGGGCGACCAGGCGCTGTGGGACGAGGCCGCGCGCTGGTACCGGCAGTCCGCGCAGAACGGCGAGCCGCGGGCGGCCTGCGCGCTGGGCTTCATGCTGCGCGACGCCGGTGATCCGGCGGCCGCCGCCGAGTGGTGGCAGGAGGCCGCCGAGGCGGGCGACGGCAACGCCGCCAACGCGCTGGGCGCGCAGCACGCGAGCCGGGGCGAGGACGCCGCCGCCGAGCGCTGGTACCGCGTCGCGCTCGACGCGGGCGACCACAACGGCGCGTTCAACCTCGGCCTGCTCTGCGCGGGCGCGGGGCGCGAGGCGCAGGCCGAGCAGTGGTACCGCCGGGCCGCCTACGCCGGGCACCGGGAGGCCTGCAACGCGCTGGCCGTCGTGCTGCTGCAGCGCGGCGACGAGTCCGGCGCCGAGCCGTGGTTCTCCAAGGCCGCCGAGGCCGGCAGCGTGGACGGCGCCTTCAACCTGGGCGTGCTGCACGCCGGTCGGGGCGAGCAGCAGCAGGCCCAGGAGTGGTACGCCCGGGCGGCCGCCGAGGGCCACGGCGAGGCGGCGCTGCAGCTCGCGGTGGTCAAGGAGCAGCGCGGCGACCTGCCGGCCGCGCTGGTCCGCTACCGCCAGGCTGCCCTCGGCGGCTCCGCCGAGGGCGCCTTCCGGCTCGCCTCGCTGCTGGACCGGCGCGGGGACGTCGAGGCCGAGGCCGAGCACTGGTACGCGATCGCGGCCGACGCCGGCCACGCCCGCGCCCAGGTGCGGATGGGCGTGCGGGCCGCCGACCGCGGCGCGATGGAGATCGCGGAGAGCTGGTACCGGCGCTCCGCCGAGGGCGGCAGCCGCAGCGGCGCGTTCAACCTGGGCCTGCTGCTGGCCCGTCAGGAGCGTGAGCCGGAGGCGATGCTCTGGTACACCCGGGCGGCCGACGCAGGGCACGGGCGGGCCGCGCTGCGCCTCGCCCTGCTGGCACTGCGCCGCGGCGAGCCCGTCCAGGCCGAGAACTGGTGCCGCCGGGCGGCCGACTACGGCCCGGCCGAGGTGGCCGAGCGCGCGGCCCGGCTGCTGGACGCGCTGCACCCGGAGATGACGGCCTGA
- a CDS encoding Fur family transcriptional regulator: MSDLLERLRGRGWRLTAQRRVVAEVLDGDHVHLTAEEVHARAVSRLPEISRATVYNTLGELVVLGEVLEVSTDGRAKRYDPNAHHSHQHLICSRCGTIRDVHPAGDPLAALPTDERFGFVLSGAEITYRGLCPDCR; the protein is encoded by the coding sequence ATGAGTGACCTGCTGGAACGACTCCGCGGACGAGGCTGGCGACTGACCGCGCAGCGGCGCGTCGTGGCCGAGGTGCTCGACGGCGACCACGTCCACCTCACCGCCGAGGAGGTGCACGCCCGCGCGGTCTCCCGGCTACCGGAGATCAGCCGCGCGACGGTCTACAACACGCTCGGCGAACTCGTGGTCCTCGGCGAGGTGTTGGAGGTCAGCACGGACGGCCGCGCCAAGCGGTACGACCCCAACGCGCACCACTCGCACCAGCACCTGATCTGCTCCCGGTGCGGCACGATCCGCGATGTCCACCCGGCCGGCGACCCGCTCGCCGCGCTCCCCACCGACGAGCGCTTCGGCTTCGTCCTCTCGGGCGCCGAGATCACCTACCGCGGCCTCTGCCCGGACTGCCGATAG
- a CDS encoding catalase, translated as MTAQDEQRPTLTTEAGAPVADNQNTATAGVGGPALIQDQLLFEKLAHFNRERIPERVVHARGAAAYGTFTLTADVSAYTRAAFLSEVGKQTETFLRFSTVAGNLGSADAVRDPRGFALKFYTEEGNYDLVGNNTPVFFIKDAIKFPDFIHTQKRDPYTGSQEADNVWDFWGLSPESTHQVTWLFGDRGIPATYRHLNGYGSHTYQWQNEAGEYFWVKYHFKTDQGIKNLTADEAAVLAGTDPDSHQRDLRESIERGEFPSWTVQVQIMPAADAANYRFNPFDLTKVWPHEDYPPLEIGKLELNRNPDNVFAEVEQSIFSPGHFVPGIGPSPDKMLQGRLFAYADAHRYRVGINADHLPVNRPHAAEARTNSRDGYLYDGRHGRQKNYEPNSFGGPVETGRALWSATPVSGETGTHEAPSHREDSDFVQAGNLYRLFSEDEKSRLIENLAGFIAKVSADRDDIVERAIDNFRQADADYGRRLEAAVRELRKQQ; from the coding sequence ATGACTGCCCAGGACGAGCAGCGCCCAACCTTGACCACCGAGGCCGGCGCTCCCGTGGCCGACAACCAGAACACCGCCACCGCCGGTGTCGGCGGCCCGGCCCTCATCCAGGACCAGCTGCTCTTCGAGAAGCTCGCGCACTTCAACCGGGAGCGCATCCCGGAGCGCGTGGTGCACGCCCGCGGCGCGGCCGCCTACGGCACCTTCACGCTGACCGCCGACGTGAGCGCCTACACCCGGGCCGCGTTCCTCTCCGAGGTGGGCAAGCAGACCGAGACCTTCCTGCGCTTCTCCACGGTGGCCGGCAACCTCGGCTCGGCCGACGCGGTCCGCGACCCGCGCGGCTTCGCGCTGAAGTTCTACACCGAGGAGGGCAACTACGACCTCGTCGGGAACAACACCCCGGTGTTCTTCATCAAGGACGCCATCAAGTTCCCGGACTTCATCCACACCCAGAAGCGCGACCCGTACACCGGCTCGCAGGAGGCCGACAACGTCTGGGACTTCTGGGGCCTGTCGCCCGAGTCGACCCACCAGGTGACCTGGCTCTTCGGTGACCGCGGCATCCCGGCCACCTACCGCCACCTCAACGGCTACGGCTCGCACACCTACCAGTGGCAGAACGAGGCCGGCGAGTACTTCTGGGTCAAGTACCACTTCAAGACCGACCAGGGCATCAAGAACCTGACCGCCGACGAGGCGGCCGTGCTCGCGGGCACCGACCCCGACTCGCACCAGCGCGACCTGCGCGAGTCCATAGAGCGCGGCGAGTTCCCGAGCTGGACCGTCCAGGTGCAGATCATGCCGGCGGCCGACGCGGCGAACTACCGCTTCAACCCGTTCGACCTGACCAAGGTCTGGCCGCACGAGGACTACCCGCCGCTGGAGATCGGCAAGTTGGAGCTCAATCGCAACCCCGACAACGTCTTCGCCGAGGTCGAGCAGTCGATCTTCTCCCCGGGCCACTTCGTGCCGGGCATCGGCCCGTCCCCCGACAAGATGCTGCAGGGCCGGCTCTTCGCCTACGCGGACGCCCACCGCTACCGCGTCGGCATCAACGCCGACCACCTGCCGGTGAACCGCCCGCACGCCGCCGAGGCGCGCACCAACAGCCGCGACGGCTACCTCTACGACGGCCGCCACGGCCGCCAGAAGAACTACGAGCCGAACAGCTTCGGCGGCCCGGTCGAGACCGGCCGCGCGCTCTGGTCGGCGACCCCCGTCTCCGGCGAGACCGGCACCCACGAGGCGCCCTCGCACCGCGAGGACAGCGACTTCGTGCAGGCGGGCAACCTCTACCGGCTGTTCAGCGAGGACGAGAAGAGCCGCCTGATCGAGAACCTGGCCGGCTTCATCGCCAAGGTCTCGGCCGACCGCGACGACATCGTCGAGCGCGCGATCGACAACTTCCGCCAGGCCGACGCCGATTACGGCCGCCGCCTGGAGGCCGCGGTGCGCGAGCTGCGCAAGCAGCAGTAG
- the hisN gene encoding histidinol-phosphatase, producing the protein MADYHDDLRLAHVLADSADSITLERFRALDLKVETKPDLTPVSDADKAAEELVRSVLQRARPRDAVMGEEYGLVGTGPRRWVIDPIDGTKNYIRGVPVWATLIALLEIGPNGEEEPVVGIVSAPALHRRWWAAKGLGAYAGRSLAKASRIHVSRVERLEDASLSYSSLTGWEERGRLDPFLDLTRACWRTRAYGDFWSYMMLAEGAVDIAAEPELSLWDMAAPCIVVQEAGGRFTGLDGVDGPGGADAVASNGLLHAEALRRLSV; encoded by the coding sequence ATGGCCGACTACCACGACGATCTCCGCCTCGCCCATGTCCTCGCCGACTCGGCCGACTCGATCACCCTGGAACGCTTCCGGGCGCTGGACCTCAAGGTCGAGACCAAGCCCGACCTCACCCCCGTCAGCGATGCCGACAAGGCCGCCGAGGAACTGGTGCGCAGCGTGCTCCAGCGGGCCCGGCCGCGGGACGCGGTGATGGGTGAGGAGTACGGCCTGGTCGGGACGGGACCGCGGCGCTGGGTGATCGACCCGATCGACGGGACGAAGAACTACATCCGCGGTGTCCCGGTCTGGGCCACCCTGATCGCGCTGCTCGAGATCGGCCCGAACGGCGAGGAGGAGCCGGTCGTCGGCATCGTCTCCGCGCCGGCCCTGCACCGGCGCTGGTGGGCCGCCAAGGGGCTGGGCGCGTACGCCGGGCGCAGTCTGGCGAAGGCCTCGCGGATCCACGTCTCGCGGGTCGAGCGGCTGGAGGACGCCTCGCTGTCGTACTCCTCGCTGACCGGCTGGGAGGAGCGCGGTCGGCTCGACCCGTTCCTGGACCTCACCCGGGCCTGCTGGCGCACCCGCGCGTACGGGGACTTCTGGTCGTACATGATGCTCGCCGAGGGCGCGGTGGACATCGCCGCCGAGCCGGAGCTGAGCCTGTGGGACATGGCGGCGCCGTGCATCGTGGTGCAGGAGGCCGGCGGGCGGTTCACCGGTCTGGACGGCGTGGACGGGCCGGGCGGGGCCGACGCCGTCGCGTCCAACGGCCTGCTGCACGCGGAGGCCCTGCGCCGACTGAGCGTCTGA
- a CDS encoding multidrug efflux SMR transporter: MAWLLVVLAGLLETGFAINLKLSHGFTRLVPTISFALFALSSFGLLTLSLKTLPVGSAYAVWTGIGAAGTAIYGMIWMHESSSALKLVSISLVIAGVVGLQLSGSGH, encoded by the coding sequence ATGGCATGGTTGCTGGTCGTCCTCGCCGGGCTGCTGGAGACCGGCTTCGCGATCAACCTCAAGCTGAGCCACGGCTTCACCCGGCTCGTCCCCACCATCTCCTTCGCGCTCTTCGCCCTCAGCAGCTTCGGCCTGCTCACCCTCTCCCTGAAGACCCTCCCGGTGGGCAGCGCCTACGCGGTCTGGACCGGCATCGGCGCGGCCGGCACCGCGATCTACGGAATGATCTGGATGCACGAGTCCAGCTCGGCCCTGAAGCTCGTCTCGATCAGCCTGGTGATCGCCGGCGTGGTCGGCCTCCAACTGAGCGGCTCCGGCCACTGA
- the rsgA gene encoding ribosome small subunit-dependent GTPase A — translation MRRYGKDADEDDIRNRPGRKGSKPRTRIRPKHEDADEAMVLTVDRGRLTCLVEAGTKREREVVAMKARELGRKGVVVGDVVSMVGDLSGEPDTLARIVRVQERSSVLRRTADDDDPYERIVVANAQQLAIVTALADPEPRPRLIDRCLVAAYDAGMEPLLVLTKADLASAAPLLESYAPLGISYVVTRQDELATAGAEAVREYLRGRSTVFIGHSGVGKTTLVNALVPLHQRSTGVVNAVTGRGRHTTVSALALRLPPPPGAKPGSKKALDPGWVIDTPGFRSFGLSHIDPSRVIHAFPDLEPGTVDCPRACSHDEKDCALDAWVADGHADQARLYSLRRLFASREARELEAPEQEGREVE, via the coding sequence ATGCGCCGTTACGGCAAGGACGCCGACGAGGACGACATCCGCAACCGCCCGGGCCGCAAGGGCTCCAAGCCGCGGACCCGGATCAGGCCCAAGCACGAGGACGCCGACGAGGCGATGGTGCTCACCGTCGACCGCGGCCGGCTGACCTGCCTGGTCGAGGCGGGCACCAAGCGCGAGCGCGAGGTCGTCGCGATGAAGGCGCGCGAGCTGGGCCGCAAGGGCGTGGTGGTCGGCGATGTCGTCAGCATGGTCGGCGACCTCTCCGGCGAGCCGGACACGCTGGCCCGGATCGTCCGGGTCCAGGAGCGCAGTTCGGTGCTGCGGCGCACGGCGGACGACGACGACCCGTACGAGCGGATCGTGGTCGCCAACGCCCAGCAGCTGGCCATCGTCACCGCGCTGGCCGACCCGGAGCCGCGGCCCCGGCTGATCGACCGCTGCCTGGTGGCGGCCTACGACGCCGGCATGGAGCCGCTGCTGGTGCTCACCAAGGCCGACCTCGCTTCGGCGGCGCCGCTGCTGGAGTCGTACGCGCCGCTCGGCATCTCCTATGTGGTCACCCGGCAGGACGAGTTGGCGACCGCCGGCGCCGAAGCGGTCCGCGAGTACCTGCGCGGGCGCTCGACGGTCTTCATCGGGCACTCCGGCGTCGGCAAGACCACCCTGGTCAACGCCCTGGTGCCGCTGCACCAGCGGAGCACCGGCGTGGTCAACGCGGTGACCGGGCGCGGGCGGCACACCACCGTCTCGGCGCTGGCCCTGCGGCTGCCCCCGCCGCCGGGGGCCAAGCCGGGCTCCAAGAAGGCGCTGGACCCGGGCTGGGTGATCGACACCCCGGGCTTCCGCTCGTTCGGCCTCTCGCACATCGACCCGTCCCGGGTGATCCACGCCTTCCCCGACCTGGAGCCGGGCACCGTGGACTGCCCGCGCGCCTGCAGCCACGACGAGAAGGACTGCGCGCTGGACGCCTGGGTCGCCGACGGCCACGCCGACCAGGCCCGGTTGTACTCGCTGCGCCGGCTGTTCGCCTCCCGCGAGGCCCGCGAGCTGGAGGCCCCCGAGCAGGAGGGGCGCGAGGTCGAGTGA